A segment of the Candidatus Poribacteria bacterium genome:
GCAGTTACAGCAGTAGGGGCAAACTTTGACCGACAAAACCCACTTTTGGAGGGGATAAAAACGGTCTATCATGAATCCCCTGAGACAACAATTTTCGATAACCAATATGACGCAAAAGGGCATAGACAGCAATTTATTTTAGGGAACGCACAACAACTAAAAGGGAGCCATATTCCGGCTGAATGGCGTACCAGCGATATAGCCTATTTGTGCCCTATTGCCGATGAGGTCTCCGCTGAAGTCGTCCACTGCTTCAGTGATAAAACGCTAATAGGTGCTACACCGCAAGGTTGGCTCCGGCAATGGGATGCCAGTGGCAAAGTTGAGGCAAAACGGTGGGAAACGGCGAAAAATATCTTACCTCATATTGATGTATTAATTCTGAGTGACGAGGACCTCCGCACCTACCCGGATGAATTAGAAAAATATATCGGATTAGCCCCGATTGTTGTACTAACACAGGGGGCGCGGGGCGCGACCCTTTTCCAAAATGGCACGGAACTTCGATCAGAGGCATACTCCGTCACGGAAGTAGATCCGACAGGGGCTGGCGATGTTTTTGCGACCGCCTTCTTAATCAACTATTATCAAAACCGATCGGTACAAAAGGCATTGAATTTTGCGCACTGTGTGGCATCTTTTGCTGTGGAAGGGGTTGGCACCTCTTGTATCCCAAAACTTGCACAAGTTATGTCAAGATTAAAGATATAAATGGTTTTGACCAACAACTCGCGCCTTAGCACAAATATTTGTAGACGAGTTGTTGATCAAAGTTGTCAGGAGCCGTTAAACCAAAACTTCTTTCACTGAAAACTTTAACCATCAACTCGTGCCTTAACATTTATATCGGAGGCGAGTTGATGGTTAAGACCGAAGACTATTACCAAAGAGAGAACTATGGCAATCACCTACGACTTCATCGTATACAGTAGTAGAACATCAGCAATGAATTGGATCCTCGGAATGAAGGCTATTCAGGGGGAAGTACCGTTAGATATTGTCATACCAAACGAGCAAACGTCATCAGACCCTGAAAATCCAGAAATAGTCGGTGTTTTAACGAACGAAGGGTTAGAACGCGAGAGCACCGATGGATTGGAACTTTATTGGTATCTTAGGCAATTAAATCCAAAGAAAAATGAAACATTCGGCTACAATGAAGTAGCGATTCGCAATATTCACAACATGCTGAGCAACTTGCGAGTTAATGAAGAGATACGGGTGCAAATCACATACAACGAACGGAAAGAACCCTATCCCCAGTTCTCGTATCACATTAAGTTAATCGGTATTTTTCCGAGCCAAGATGCTGCAGGAACGACTCACAAACCAGATGAAATTCCAGATGAAATTGCTACATCTTCTCCTCCAGCTTCTCCAGAAAAGAACACACAACCTCAGGAACAAAAAGATCGCGGTCAGCCTGAGCAAACTATTTATAAAACAACGAACACTTTAGAAAAATTAATCACTTTTACGCAAAACCTTCAAAAAGAGTTGACCCAGACCCAGCAAGAACTCGCAGTAATGGTAGATAAGGTACAACGACTGGAAGACGAGCAGCAACAGTTCAACGCAGTTCAAGACCTAATTCAAGACATTCTCGATCAACTCACCCGTTTGGAAGGCTTTAACGCACGCATTAAAGGGCTTGAGGCAGGCCAAGAGCAATTTCAAGATCTTCAGGAAAGCTTGCAGAAATTCCTTACAGCACTGAATCAGCAGACCCAAACATTGCTTCACGAACAGAAAAAATAAAAATTTTAGTAGATGAATAAACCTTTTGAAAAACGCGTGAACAGACAATTTCGCTCGGCACCGGCACCAAAAAAGGAGAATCTGTTATGATGAAATTAGGGACTATGTCTCTGAATGTGAGAAATACGACTGCTACCGCTTTTGCACAAATCGTGTATGATCTCGGTTTTGATGTCATTGAGCTGCATTCAAGCGCGTTTGAATCCACCGATGCTGATTACCTACGAGACTTGAAAAAAGATTTGGCGCGAAAAGGGTTACCCTTGGGTTACATTGGTGTCAGCAACAATTTCGGACGTCCTGTTGCCGAACACCCAGAACAGATCGCACTTATCAAGCAATGGATTGACGTTGCCTCTTTTATGAGCTGCCCACTCGTTCGAGTCTTCGCTGCCTACGTTCCTGAGGACTGCGAAGATGAAGAGACTTTGTGGCCACCGATGATTGAAGCCTTCAAAGAGGTTGCTGAGTACGGACATGAAGCAGGGATCCTCGTCGGGCTTCAGAATCACAACCACAACAACGTTACACGTGATGGTGCTGCCGTTTTGCGTGCTTTGAACGGAACGGATCATCCGTATTTCACACATATTTTGGATACAGGGCAGTACGCCGGTTCACCCGGAGCAAGTGGACATCGAGGCTCTTCACACCCAGGCTACGACTGCTATGCAAGCATTGAACAGACAGCACCCTACGCCATCTATGTCCGCACCAAGTTTTATCAGATTGATAGCGGCGTGGAGGAATGGTTAGATTATCCTCGTGTTTTAGAGATCCTACGAGGGGTTGGTTATAACGGATGCCTTTCGGTTGTTTATGAAGGTGAATCTGACCCGATTGAATCAATGCGAAAGGCGAGAAGTTATCTGGAATCGTTGCTGTAAGCGTCCTACAGCATAGAGGGAGCGAAGAAATGAAAACGCGTGCTGCTGTTATGTATGAACATAACCAACCGGTCGTCGTTGAGGAACTTGAGTTAGACGAACCGAAGGCAAACGAAGTTCTCGTTCGGACTGCGGCGAGCGGTGTCTGCCATTCCGATCTATCGGTAGTTACTGGCACTATATATTACGATGCCGCTGTCGTACTTGGTCACGAAGGTGCTGGCATCATTGAACATGTTGGGAAGGATGTAACCGGTTTTCATCCCGGCGACCACGTGATTCTATCTTTCGTCAGTTATTGCGGGAGTTGTCGAATGTGCCAGATGGAGCGGGTCTGTCTCTGCGAAACTTACGACGTACCACGCGGGTTCCAATTGGACGGTACATATCGTCTTTATAACAAGTCAGGCGATGGCATCCTCCAGATGGCACGGATTGCGACAATGTCGGAATATATGGTCGTTCCACAGCAAAACCTTGTAAAGATCGACACGCATTACTCTTTAGAGAAGGCAGCACTCGTAGGTTGTGGGGTAACAACAGGCGTTGGGGCAGTACTCAATACAGCAAAGGTAGAACCCGGCAGCACCGTAGCGGTTATCGGCACCGGCGGTGTCGGTTTGAACGCAATTCAAGGTGCCGTGCTTGCACAAGCAGAACGGATTATCGCCGTTGATATAACAGAAAAGAAGCTCAATTTCGCTAAAGGTTTTGGTGCTACGGATGTCGTCAATGCCGCTGAGGGTGATCCAGTTGAGGCTGTCCGTGAGCTAACAAACGGTCTGGGTGTAGATTACGCCTTTGAGGTCATTGGGAATCCGAAGACGATTGTGCAAGCATACGATATGGTCCGACCCGCTGGGAGTGCTGTTATCGTAGGGATGGCACATCATGAATCCGAGTTTAGTATCCCGGCACAACGTTTCGTCTCAAGTGAAAAACGGTTAATCGGTTCATTCTACGGTTCATGCCAACCGCGGGTGGATATGCCAAAACTGCTCAGTCTTTACGAGGAAGGCACCTTAAAACTGGATGAACTCATCACACGGCAGTATCGCCTTGAGCAGATTAACGAGGCATTTGCAGACATGGAAGCCGGGGAAAACGCACGCGGGGTTATTCTTTTCAATTAGTCATCAGTCATCCGCAACCCAGACCGAAAACTGATATGAAGTCCATACACACCACCGTCCGAGATCAGTTTAGCCAGCATGCCGACTACTACGCGCAAAGCAGCGCACACGCCAAAGGCGACACCTTAGACGTTATCCTCGAATTTGCTGACCCTAAAGGCACAGAACGGACGCTGGACATTGCGACAGGGACGGGTTTCACAGCGTTTACGCTCGCTCCAAAGGTCTCGCACGTAGTCGCCACAGACCTGACCCCAGAAATGGTCGCGAAGGCAGCTGAGTTGGCAGAGGAACAGGCGATAGAGAATGTTGCGTTTTCGGTTGCTGCCGCGGAATCTCTGCCGTTTACCACGGCTTCGTTAGATTTAGTGACCTGTCGGATTGCACCGCATCATTTTCAAGATGTCCCGAAATTTCTGCGCGAGGTACATCGAGTTCTACGAACAGATGGACTTTTTTGCCTTGTAGACTCTGTCTCGCCTGAATCGGAAAAATTAATAGTGTGGCAGAACCGCGTAGAGGCACTCCGAGATAACTCACACGTGTACGGTCGCCCACCATCGCAGTGGGATGCGATGATTGCGGATGCCGGATTTTCCATCGAAAAGACAGCACACGTCCGAAATGCACAGATGTCGTTTCTGTGGTGGGT
Coding sequences within it:
- a CDS encoding PfkB family carbohydrate kinase; translation: MNYSAKMNIPPSMPTTFLSIGHFCYDVSPNGYILGGSASYSTLTARNLGHHARAVTAVGANFDRQNPLLEGIKTVYHESPETTIFDNQYDAKGHRQQFILGNAQQLKGSHIPAEWRTSDIAYLCPIADEVSAEVVHCFSDKTLIGATPQGWLRQWDASGKVEAKRWETAKNILPHIDVLILSDEDLRTYPDELEKYIGLAPIVVLTQGARGATLFQNGTELRSEAYSVTEVDPTGAGDVFATAFLINYYQNRSVQKALNFAHCVASFAVEGVGTSCIPKLAQVMSRLKI
- a CDS encoding TIM barrel protein, which translates into the protein MMKLGTMSLNVRNTTATAFAQIVYDLGFDVIELHSSAFESTDADYLRDLKKDLARKGLPLGYIGVSNNFGRPVAEHPEQIALIKQWIDVASFMSCPLVRVFAAYVPEDCEDEETLWPPMIEAFKEVAEYGHEAGILVGLQNHNHNNVTRDGAAVLRALNGTDHPYFTHILDTGQYAGSPGASGHRGSSHPGYDCYASIEQTAPYAIYVRTKFYQIDSGVEEWLDYPRVLEILRGVGYNGCLSVVYEGESDPIESMRKARSYLESLL
- a CDS encoding Zn-dependent alcohol dehydrogenase → MKTRAAVMYEHNQPVVVEELELDEPKANEVLVRTAASGVCHSDLSVVTGTIYYDAAVVLGHEGAGIIEHVGKDVTGFHPGDHVILSFVSYCGSCRMCQMERVCLCETYDVPRGFQLDGTYRLYNKSGDGILQMARIATMSEYMVVPQQNLVKIDTHYSLEKAALVGCGVTTGVGAVLNTAKVEPGSTVAVIGTGGVGLNAIQGAVLAQAERIIAVDITEKKLNFAKGFGATDVVNAAEGDPVEAVRELTNGLGVDYAFEVIGNPKTIVQAYDMVRPAGSAVIVGMAHHESEFSIPAQRFVSSEKRLIGSFYGSCQPRVDMPKLLSLYEEGTLKLDELITRQYRLEQINEAFADMEAGENARGVILFN
- a CDS encoding methyltransferase domain-containing protein; its protein translation is MKSIHTTVRDQFSQHADYYAQSSAHAKGDTLDVILEFADPKGTERTLDIATGTGFTAFTLAPKVSHVVATDLTPEMVAKAAELAEEQAIENVAFSVAAAESLPFTTASLDLVTCRIAPHHFQDVPKFLREVHRVLRTDGLFCLVDSVSPESEKLIVWQNRVEALRDNSHVYGRPPSQWDAMIADAGFSIEKTAHVRNAQMSFLWWVRPEQNPPELVQEIRDAFSQLSPDEAREHYTVEPAGDDFYFSWPMYAVKARRIS